A genomic window from Zalophus californianus isolate mZalCal1 chromosome 13, mZalCal1.pri.v2, whole genome shotgun sequence includes:
- the LOC113934861 gene encoding uncharacterized protein LOC113934861 — MEKGWRSTENIIITITVKQVHHDPERFRLELWLFSLFPAGRRGRCWAELPASRREGRRRTDGPLGVGDHVSDLTLGWIQTSFRTQVLRLQRVHLGTQHISGGKVAFTLVRAGELGESGEFGEEEEAGRRDRGSQQRQCSGFETQSGKDLSAKTPVAVTSVNTQGLGGGGPPARAKTCTTPYFALAALSSLPQKLQASPLPSRKATRSYICRRISLASSPPRAERPCAAHRASPALGGGRSAPAADWRAARPALRARLGREQGERREAGAAVRGRGGPAGRAVREEMTLQESCSQEFAGNLACDASRLPRGYAREGVGAALPRSRFIISLSNERQTPRPAAPAASLLLPARGYLA, encoded by the exons TAAAGCAGGTACATCATG ACCCGGAGAGGTTTAGATTAGAACTCTGGCTTTTCTCACTCTTTCCTGCTGGGAGGCGTGGACGGTGCTGGGCAGAGCTGCCAGCTTCCAGgcgggaaggaaggaggagaacagATGGCCCGCTGGGGGTAGGGGATCACGTGTCGGACCTCACTCTGGGCTGGATCCAGACTTCCTTCAGGACCCAGGTCCTTCGGCTCCAGCGCGTCCACCTAGGCACACAGCATATATCTGGGGGAAAAGTAGCGTTCACTTTAGTGAGAGCTGGGGAATTAGGGGAAAGTGGTGagtttggggaggaggaggaggcgggcCGAAGGGATCGGGGCTCCCAGCAAAGGCAGTGTTCTGGATTTGAAACACAATCAGGTAAAGACCTATCTGCCAAAACGCCCGTGGCCGTAACGTCAGTTAACacgcaggggctggggggaggggggcctccggcCCGCGCGAAAACTTGCACAACGCCCTACTTCGCTCTCGCTGCACTTAGCAGCCTTCCGCAAAAACTCCAGGCCTCTCCTTTGCCGAGCAGAAAGGCCACACGTTCATACATATGCAGGAGGATAAGTTTAGCTAGCAGCCCCCCGCGCGCGGAGAGGCCCTGCGCGGCGCACCGTGCATCACCCGCGCTCGGGGGCGGGCGCTCGGCTCCCGCAGCCGACTGGCGGGCGGCGCGCCCCG CGCTGCGAGCAAGGCTGGGGCGGGAGCAAGGGGAGCGCAGGGAGGCGGGTGCTGCTGTCcgcgggcggggcgggccggCCGGCCGGGCCGTGCGGGAGGAGATGACTTTGCAGGAATCCTGCTCGCAGGAGTTTGCAGGCAATCTCGCCTGCGATG CCTCGCGCTTGCCCCGGGGCTACGCCCGCGAGGGGGTCGGCGCGGCCCTCCCG CGCTCACGTTTCATCATCTCTTTGTCCAACGAGCGCCAGACACCCCGGCCCGCGGCCCCCgccgcctccctcctcctcccggcTCGCGGTTACCTCGCATAA